The window CTTCTTCGCTCGtcggcctttgccgcaacctgcagggcAGAGGGTCAACGGCTCGGCACACTACCTCATTCCCTCCATACTGagtaggctctgaatagccacttggGAGATTCATCGGTCTCCTtcttacatgaaagttattctcttagtccgtgtgtagcggCTAACCCTTTTATCGCTGGtgtgttcatttagctaagggggtactctcttagtgtggaggttcttagaggcagccacttggaagtcggtgtcggttttcacgactttctacctcaaagacattcagttttctttgaagaAGAGTTACTCGCTTAGTCCCTTTGTGACGACCagctcgatcttataattacgtagtaatgtcAAGGGTGGGAggaactctaggtaatgaatgtagcCTGAGGAactttggattctctgttagtaggggttcatagtgagagtattaagtttgacattagtactgtgaagttaggcagatccagtggacaagtttggtttcttcaacctcttctgcgcagacatcaGCGGCAATGGGCGGCGAAGAAatcgaagatcctgcacactcagcttctccatacatgagaggctacaatagccacatgggaggttcttcatACCCCTCCATACacgagagtgctttgattagccaagtgggaggttcgtcgttctccactagtcatgggaggctgtgattagccacatggtaggttgggtttttattttgctactctctgtCCATGAGGAGGTTGGAATACCCcttgagaggtagctcgactcagacagtacctagacatgagactgacgtcggggttactctctctacaggcattctcacctgccgagtgggataaccaggtgaggataaatgtacattaatttatacagagtaggcgaataatgagttacctgctttccctgttggcaggtcgagctgaattagattgatcccacctcctcaaaattttgttaatggggctaattcaggtgttcagggagtgtattgcaatatgaagttttcataataaaactaatattgtaatacttacctgaacacctgaatgattcccaccctcctccccacttcaatttgaatagtggataacgcattgttggggatctcggcctcactcagccgggacttgcagcagtgttgccaacggtacttcaggtaactcgtttgacaagattttcctgtaagcgttggtaacgctaacagttaattacccacttagtgggtaaaagctatggggatatagttcgggctggtaggtgaccagggctaattcaggtgttcaggtaagtattacagtattagttttattatgaaaacttcacatCTCCCATCTCAACCAGCCCTCTTTGTTTGTCAGGCCAAAAGAAGCAGAAGTGCTTGGTGATGTCATGTGAGTGAGGGGAATTCCCTTACTCACTCTtcttaaccaccagttaacccATTTCCAACTTGCACTGAAAGATACTCCTTCATAAAAAGCTCTGGTTTGTAGGACTCTGAAAACAGTTTGTCATACCTTCCAAGATTGTCATCAGTGTTGCTGGTCTTAGTAGCTGCTCCTCTATTGTGTCTACAGTAACAATCAGTGAAACTAATTTGAAAACTTTCGTCCCTCTTGAAATTACTACTCAGTTCACCCTCACTTTTTCTTGTTACTGTTTACTGCATCTGTGGATAGTGTGGTGTTATGTATAACTGGATCATATATAATtaagcatttactgtataatGTACCCTTCCTGCTGTTACCCCCACAAAATTCTTATACTGGTCTCTTGCATTTTCTATTCTTGGCCTTTCATTTGTTAATAAGGATATGTTCATCAGTAATACTGTAATCTTATGCTAAGAAGGTTTTCAGATGTGAGAGAGGGGGAGTCAACATCAACTGTTAATCTGTTGTTGCATTGTTGACTCAGGTATGTTTTGATGCTGTGCCTGGACAACATTTGGTTAGATTGTATTAATATTTGGATGGTACTGTCAAATACACACCTTGTCAGTTGGCCTGAGACCTTTATAGGAacctgaattaaatttattttgcttaagTTCTGGCATTATGTTTCCTAAATCTGTGTCACAAtctttgatttcagattctccctcagaagaaccttccttccttccttcgtcagtTTTGAGCAGCATCAAGATTCTGGGAATGCTTGTGTGTTTGATGGTACTACATGTAACATTACCAATAGCAGCTCTTCAAGTGTAAGAGGCAACAGCAGATTATTGTACTCCTACATTACAAATTACAAGTAAAATCTGTTCTGAATATTAGATTCATACATCTGCAATGAAATCTGGTTGTATTCCTTCAAGATATTGTAGTACTtaatttataacagatttattgggtaatcatttgtaaacaattttgtgtTAAGAATTGTCAATTGAACACATTGCCATTACAGAACAGGGCAGGacaaaaggctaaaatgaatccagaacattctCTAGAGTTacctttgaaaagtgaaactgaaggtgcATTATCACACCCTTCCATAAATgaagaaaacagcaacatggcTGCCTTTAGTGAAACCAGTGATGATGAGTTTTTGTCTCTGGATCCACTGATGGACATCAAAATAGAGCCAGAGGTATTCTGTGAgtctaatgaagatgatgaatattcatatgaaatgaattcagtagtgaatgaaaaagatccactaacttgcaaaaaggaagtaaaacaagaaagaaggaatagtcacaatggagagaagcctttcagatccactgactgtgagaaagcattttgcaataaaattaatcttaCAAGTCATAGCACAAATCCTACCAGAGATAAGCCATTCATGTGCAGTgagtgtgggaaagcattttcccaaaAGCCAAATCTTACACATCATATGAGaactcatactggagagaagccattcatgtgcaaggaatgtgggaaagcattttccagtaaAAAAGTTCTTGGATgtcatatgagaatccatactggTGAGAAGCcgttcatgtgcaaggaatgtgggaaagcattttccaggaaaggAGATCTTAAAGTCCATGTGAGAATgcatacaggagagaagccattcatgtgcaaggaatgtgggaaagcattttccagtaaATCAGATCTTGGacgtcatatgagaattcatactggtgagaagccattcatgtgcaaggaatgtgggaaggcATTTTCCAGTAAAATAGTTCTTGGATgtcatatgagaatccatactggagagaagccattcttgtgcaaggaatgtggaaaAGCGTTTTCCAGTAAAAATAATCTTGGACgtcatatgagaatccatacagGAGAGAAGTCATTCATGTGCAATGAATGTGgaaaagcattttccaggaaaacaaggcttacagttcatatgagaatacatactggagagaagccattcatgtgcaaggaatgtgggaaagcattttccaggaaaccaCATCTTATAGctcatatgagaatccatactggagagaagccattcatgtgcaaggaatgtgggaaagcattttcctatGAAGcaaatcttacagttcatattagaatgcatactggagagaagccattcatgtgcaaggaatgtgggaaagcattttcccagaaaccagatcttacagttcatatgagaatccatactggagagaagccattcatgtgcaaggaatgtgggaaagcattttccagtaaAAATGATCTTGGATgtcatatgagaatccatactggagagaagccattcaggTGCAAGGAATGTTGGAAAGCATTTTCTCATAAACCAAATCTTACAGctcatatgagaatacatacaggagagaagccattcatgtgcaacgaatgtgggaaagcatttgcCAGTAAAAAAGTTCTTGGATgtcatatgagaatacatactggagagaagccattcatgtgcaaggaatgtgggaaagcattttcccataaACTAAATCTCACAACTCATATGAGAttccatactggagagaagccattcatgtgcaaggaatgtgggaaaccATTTTCCCAGAAACGATaccttacagttcatatgagaatgcatactggagagaagccattcatgtgcaaggaatgtgggaaagcattttcccagaaaccaaatcttacagttcatatgagaatccatactggagagaagccattcatgtgcaaggaatgtgggaaagtatTTTCCGAGAAACTAAGTCTTACAGatcatatgagaatacatactggagagaagccattcatgtgcaaggaatgtgggaaagtatTTTCCAAGAAACCAGCTCTTACAActcatatgagaatccatactggagagaagccattcatgtgcaaggaatgtgggaaagcattttcccagaaaacaaatcttacacgtcatatgagaatccattctggagagaagccattcatgtgaaaggaatgtgggaaagcattttcccagaaaccaattGTACACGTCATATGTGAATGTATACGTGAGAGAAGCCAATCGTGCAAGGAATgagggaaagcattttccaagaTACCATATCTTACCCCATATCTTTCTTTTATGAGAATCCATTTTGGAGAGAAGTCATTCATGTGCAATGAGTGTTGTAAAGCATTTTCTAAGCAATCacatcttacagttcatatgagaatcaGTACTGGAGAGAAGctattcatgtgcaaggaatgtgggaaagcattttcccagaaaccagatcttagttcatatgagaattcataatggagagaagccatttatatgtaaggaatgtgggaaagcattttccatgaaacatatttttatgtaatacatATGGTGGCTTCTAATGAAGACACATGGatgtttttttcgtttatttataaaaaaaaatatagcaatggGGTGCTCGTTGAGATCAGACAGCGTCTCCCCCCACGAATTCTTTCCAACTTCTGTCACGCATCCTATTTCCTACAAAAGCCAAGCACACTGGGTAACCAAGTACTGTATGTGGTTTTCCCGTCTTGAAAGATAAGAGCTACAATACATTTTATACTTAAGAGGATACTAAAGTCACGGGAACATGATagaaattatacattaaaattatttatttcccgAAGTCATAAAAATGATAGGTGGTAACATTTCCCACATATGTGTTTTCATATCACTAGGACAAAGCACGTAATGCTGTAACTTTGGGAGCCTTGCATACCACAGGTCTTTGAACAAAAGATGCTTACCTTTTCCCACGTCTTGAATTTGTCAACAGAATTCTTTCAACTAAGCTCAATTTCCATAAACATCTCCGATCAGTCACTGAGCGAGCGGATGGTGCGACTGCACACCAGAGTGGTACGATGAAGGATTGTTTACCCTTCGCAATCCTTGCAGAAAAACCCGCACATCCTGAATTCGTCATCAGAATTCCTTCAACTGTGTCAAActataattatgtacagtatgtccattgaaaattattaatgtgCCCCATATCATATTATACACTTGCAGACCATATGAGAATTGATATTGGAgaaaagccattcatgtgcaaggaacgTTGGAAAGCATTTTCCACTAAATCAGGTCTTATACATCATATAAGAATGCGTACTGGAAAGTAGCCATTTAGAGTAAACCCTCAATTAATTGCTGTAATATATCCAAGGCTCTTGTAGAGATTGGAAATTTGTGGatatggtaagaaaaaaaaacacttctggaTGTAAAATGTcaattacagtaatacctcgatcttatacgattcgagttgcgtgaattcacagatatgcaaacttttcactggaacctaactagtTGGCAAAGTGATTTTTTCACAGAAGTGAAATTTGCAAAATCCCCAAGAAACCCTccagaagtgtttatgtttaatttttgaagcaatttacaagttttcatgcttttatgtgtaaaatctgtatgaaaaatgtattatttttatttttgttcatggaGTAATATGATACATAGGTAATTACATCATGtacacttagtgtacttttacaagatgtgataccaaTTCGCAAAGTTACGGCACTTTTCAAAAATGTGATTcccctgcagaaagtgtttgtttaatttttaagtgtaaaaatcgttatggaaaatttgtattacagtaaaccccccgtatcaCGGGGGATGcatgccaccccccccccctgcaaatagctaaaacccgtgaatacttagaaacctaaaaacacatagaactgcctattttgatagtcaaacacacacacacaaaaaactaaaaatgcttatacaggtattatcctacttacgatggggttaggttccaaaaaaaaccagcatttttggggaaaaaacgtatctgaaatatagcctagcctacactagggtattcagtaccatgtacacatatatggtagcctagccttcactataaagtatactctatacatacatggtataattattaatatcacctaattctggaggttcatgcagagtgacttatgatcattcagtacaaagagaaattgaataacaaacaagaattagcttagtcCACACCATGGTATAtcgtacagtatacatatatggtagcctagcctacattaggcTATACagtactctgtattcacatatcatattatacaagcatcaacataacaaatatgcgtcgtttccttggatcttttaaaatgttataccttaattcactgtacccaataatattgcttttgtattttaaattggGATCATAGCAATCAGTGTTTTGGGTTGGAAATTGattatgcggtgtttatttcactgtatttaactaatttcagagtgcttttcttgattctagttagtgtaaatgaatctctagatactttatttatatggggcaaggttattttttgttaaacgAAGTGtctttaagtcgaaatataacttaaatacgtctcattgtgaaattaatttagctttttttttcgttaatagatgacgttggccatttggggggGTGTTTGTttagtgtaaaaaataaaatcaagattctgttcgctattttcacttgattttgtcATAATACAGGCTTCATGTATTTATCGTTTCtcggtgtaaaaatagcagtaatgtgttttttcatgcccagtagttttgattaaaatactttctctcccattttaattacgatcgagtttcatccacgttgccgatgcacgataatttatagccattagcagcttgaacattgttttctcagcttctgacaagaacataaacataccaacaccacctggtgggaaacaggtgattacagagacagttcTAGAAGGTTagcaaagtgtttttttttttttatcttgcatgcCGATCGCATCTAATGGCGCAAAAacataagctaactttaacagtaggtaaatatcTAAATAATCAATTGTAGTATCATGAAAATGATCATTTtgtactcaatttttttttgcctgttttctgactacagtactgtacagtatatgcttataaacaGTGCAGAATACTctccagtactgtactgtacacataaTGAAAACCAAACTGTACAAAActgtttactgaataaatgtataaaaaaattaacattgaaattctctctctctctctctctctctctctctctctctctctctctctctctctctctctctctctctctctctctctctctctctctctctcctacctgtTCGCATTGCCAGATCTGTTTACATGGGCCAAActtgaaaaatctatttttttttttatgaagaatagcCATTGGGGAGAAAGAGGAATGTGCAAATGCACAGCATCatgatgcatacatgtatgtcGACACATGCTTATTTGATATTGAAAGTAGCTATTATTTTGTACTGCACTTTGTTACCCccacattaaaaatctaataaacatttcattctgttatttatttgttgtgcCATACAAAATTTACACCTTCCAAAACATCTGAAGCTACTGGAGCTGAGGCTATCTTATATATTTGGTTGGAAAGACTTTGAAATCTGTATTGCACCATACTTACTGTAAACACTGATTGATGCAGTTATATTAATTACATTCCATTAGaggatattaactttatcactacTGTATATCAACTAATTACTCTGAATGTGAGCAATTTACAGAAACAAGGTGACACATGCAGAGTTCTCTAAGGTATGGAAACCAATCCTTGAGTGCTGGcaaaagtgagtgagagagagagagagagagagatgcaaaactgCAATTGGCATTACCTTTGAAGGCTAAAAGAAAGATTACACTTCATATTTGCCTAAATTGATAACAAGAGCTTTTAAACCTgcagagtggagagagagagagagacttacagatATCACATACAGTAGTTTTTCAATGGTTACAACTGAATGAGCAGCAAACAAGATCTAAATGCAATGCCTAATCATTGTGTTGCCTCTTAGACTTATATGGGTATGAAGTGACAGTTGCCGCAACGCATTCTAATTTAACGtttgtgactgaatgaaaagtggaCAAGAACTAAAACACTACgtagtgttttgtttgtgttgtatggACAGGCAATACCTTTAAGCACTTGACTATGCAATTAAATTTACACTGTTCAAAGGTCAGTTGAATTGTTGATTATATGTAAATTActcaatttttcatcatttttataatttctttaatgttaagtactgtatttattgccaattatcatttttgtcattttatctcgtgtatctagattgtgtgagttgaaataaagaatacagtgttattagtattactattattattattattattattattattattattattattattattattattattattattattagatctgACTTAAGGTGGATTGTACTTGAGTCGCTGCCTCAGGAACAGATCTCTGTCATAACTCAGTGACTGCCTGTATTGCTTCTTATGTTTCTCACGTGTAGTATCGAATACTATTTGAATCACCTCACAGCATGTGATAAGCTATCATGCTCCTACGTTTTGTATCAGAccaattgtatttttatacactTATTTTTGTAACTCTCGCCACAATGTTGGCCTAACAATAAACCCTACATTTTTGCAACTAACTCTTTTTTAccatttaaagtaaatattaaagtaCTGTACTAGTATCAGTATATGGTGTACTACTATTTACTTACAAATGCTACCATTAAAGTGACCTTGTACTGAATAAAACCAAACAGATTTTCCCATAACCTGAGAAGTAATCATTTTCTTCAAGAGCTTTTCCTACAAAGgaataaaactacatttttcaAAAGACGGGAATTCTGTTGTCATCTAAAGGATGGactcaaatttgtatttttcctaacatacaaacctgaagttctgtACTTGGGGATTTAGCCTGCAGACGCGAGCTGGAACGGCTGTTAAGCTTTCAAACAAGGTCAGTAACAACCGATGGTGGCGGGGCAGGGAAAGTCCTGCCCACTCGTCAGGCCTAAGCATCACCCTTTCAGGCCCCGGTACTTGCATAAAAATGGGGCCCCTCCCACACTCTCCCTCTCCCACTGGGAGCCTCACACCACCACTTCCATCTCAGGCCTCACACAATTCATATTAGGAATACATCAACTCAATTGGTTTGTATGAATTCATTGCAAGAGTAAGTGGAAGTACCCAAAATATAGTCGATCATCAgttattaaaattgaaaaaataaataatagcaatGTTAGGGGAGCATGGACCCTTGAGCATCATTTgtcctttgattttgtttattctccaaaaagaaaagttgaaataaaaaagctGCTGTCAGTGGCCCCAGGAAAGTAGtaccaccccaccccccccatGCTTTGGCCCTGCCTCATCGGTCtgtactccactttgccttttggcccaggtaccagaatgaggggtggctgaggtgggccataaatgcaaagaccttcaggtttgtattttaggaaaaatagaaattactaaaaaatttgctttttgttcctacacaaatagaAGCCTTCGTTCTCTACATAGGAGACTTAACTATTGGTGGGGGGAGTCTGGGCAATTCTCTGAACCGAGTGGTTGGTTCTGCCCAGCcgggaataccttcctggtctggaagagctgaggaaggaatcccacacctGTAGCTTGTTGGACATctgggatgttgcaactgctagacctctgggtttctcctcctgttacacctttcaaaccttccttggcctaaattctataatccattcaattctctctctctctctctctctctctctctctctctctctctctctctctctctctctctctctctctctctctctctctctgtcagtgcaGGAGTAATATCCACCAGCAATTTCGGACATTGTTGCAACAGCATAAACCTCTTAATCACCTGTACAGGACCCATGGCTTGCTCTACAAATTACAGGCAGATTTGGGAACCAGAGCCTGTGCTATCATGAGGCCAGATTAACCTTCAGATACAgttttaagaggtgcgaaataatgagcaggaggacaggtactgctagtttattcagaacgcaggtcTCTTACAAAGCGACATGcagacgtcacacagaggaatacaatagaatttaggtgacccga of the Macrobrachium rosenbergii isolate ZJJX-2024 unplaced genomic scaffold, ASM4041242v1 171, whole genome shotgun sequence genome contains:
- the LOC136838171 gene encoding zinc finger protein 160-like, with product MNPEHSLELPLKSETEGALSHPSINEENSNMAAFSETSDDEFLSLDPLMDIKIEPEVFCESNEDDEYSYEMNSVVNEKDPLTCKKEVKQERRNSHNGEKPFRSTDCEKAFCNKINLTSHSTNPTRDKPFMCSECGKAFSQKPNLTHHMRTHTGEKPFMCKECGKAFSSKKVLGCHMRIHTGEKPFMCKECGKAFSRKGDLKVHVRMHTGEKPFMCKECGKAFSSKSDLGRHMRIHTGEKPFMCKECGKAFSSKIVLGCHMRIHTGEKPFLCKECGKAFSSKNNLGRHMRIHTGEKSFMCNECGKAFSRKTRLTVHMRIHTGEKPFMCKECGKAFSRKPHLIAHMRIHTGEKPFMCKECGKAFSYEANLTVHIRMHTGEKPFMCKECGKAFSQKPDLTVHMRIHTGEKPFMCKECGKAFSSKNDLGCHMRIHTGEKPFRCKECWKAFSHKPNLTAHMRIHTGEKPFMCNECGKAFASKKVLGCHMRIHTGEKPFMCKECGKAFSHKLNLTTHMRFHTGEKPFMCKECGKPFSQKRYLTVHMRMHTGEKPFMCKECGKAFSQKPNLTVHMRIHTGEKPFMCKECGKVFSEKLSLTDHMRIHTGEKPFMCKECGKVFSKKPALTTHMRIHTGEKPFMCKECGKAFSQKTNLTRHMRIHSGEKPFM